The following proteins are encoded in a genomic region of Buchnera aphidicola (Aphis nerii):
- the rpmF gene encoding 50S ribosomal protein L32 encodes MAVQKNKPTRSKRGMRRSHDSLKNITLSIDKVSGETHIRHHMTQKGFYKGKKVL; translated from the coding sequence ATGGCTGTACAAAAAAATAAACCAACTCGCTCTAAAAGAGGTATGAGACGTTCACATGATTCGCTAAAAAATATAACATTATCCATAGATAAAGTTTCTGGAGAAACACATATTAGACATCATATGACTCAAAAGGGATTTTATAAAGGTAAAAAAGTTCTTTAA
- a CDS encoding DNA polymerase III subunit delta' C-terminal domain-containing protein, whose protein sequence is MASKTIHMKYYPWLVNPYKIIIKQHQIKKPHHALLIKTTRGLKVFKLIWYISKWLLCNETDGMKFCNKCHSCKLMSSGNHPDWHQYTKNKNEIITVDHIREINEKIFKYPQQGKNKIIFLPNIHKLTESAINAFLKTLEEPPGNTWFFLIDYNNNVTINYTIYSRCLIYKLFPPQEKHGLNWLHDQKLSNKISNLISLRTNQGSPISAKKFITNGLWEERKNLFIYFLKSIKSKNLLKILPILSINNTLVKIDWICLLLFDSIKTYFNQTKQLTNFDQLELIKFFSNNYNYFTLNKSIKIWNKCRYRLFNTPSVNNELLLLEQLLKWEKTLGFIF, encoded by the coding sequence ATGGCTTCAAAAACAATTCATATGAAATATTATCCTTGGTTAGTAAATCCATACAAAATAATTATTAAGCAACATCAAATAAAAAAACCACATCATGCATTACTAATTAAAACTACAAGAGGATTAAAAGTATTTAAATTAATTTGGTATATAAGTAAATGGTTACTATGTAATGAAACAGATGGAATGAAATTTTGTAATAAATGTCATAGTTGTAAATTAATGTCATCAGGAAATCATCCAGATTGGCACCAATATACAAAAAATAAAAATGAAATAATCACTGTCGATCACATTAGAGAAATTAATGAAAAAATATTTAAATATCCACAACAAGGAAAAAACAAAATAATATTTTTACCAAATATTCATAAATTAACAGAATCTGCAATAAATGCATTTTTAAAAACATTAGAAGAACCACCAGGAAATACTTGGTTTTTTTTAATAGATTATAATAATAACGTAACAATAAATTATACAATATATAGTCGTTGTTTAATATATAAATTATTTCCTCCACAAGAAAAACATGGTTTAAATTGGTTACATGATCAAAAATTGTCAAATAAAATATCTAATTTAATATCATTACGTACTAACCAGGGGTCACCAATATCTGCTAAAAAATTTATTACTAATGGGCTTTGGGAAGAAAGAAAAAATTTATTTATATATTTTTTAAAATCCATAAAAAGTAAAAACCTACTAAAAATATTACCAATCTTATCTATTAATAATACTTTAGTAAAAATAGATTGGATTTGTCTATTATTATTTGATTCTATAAAAACCTATTTTAATCAAACAAAACAATTAACTAATTTTGATCAATTAGAATTAATTAAATTTTTTTCTAATAATTATAATTATTTTACTTTAAATAAAAGTATTAAAATTTGGAATAAATGTCGATATAGATTATTTAACACACCGAGTGTTAACAACGAATTATTATTATTAGAACAATTGCTTAAATGGGAAAAAACTTTAGGTTTTATTTTTTAA
- the acpP gene encoding acyl carrier protein codes for MNNIEKKVKQIISKKLDIKIENIDIQSSFLEDLGADSLDIVELIMTLEEDFNIEISDEEAEKIKTVKNAIDFISTKLKD; via the coding sequence ATGAACAACATCGAAAAAAAAGTAAAACAAATTATTTCAAAAAAATTAGATATAAAAATAGAAAATATTGATATTCAATCTTCATTTTTAGAAGATCTTGGAGCTGATTCTTTAGATATTGTCGAATTAATTATGACTCTAGAAGAAGATTTTAATATAGAAATATCTGACGAAGAGGCAGAAAAAATAAAAACAGTAAAAAATGCCATTGATTTTATTAGTACTAAACTAAAAGATTAA
- a CDS encoding YchF/TatD family DNA exonuclease — translation MFLIDSHCHLDQLNYNSLHKNIEDMIKKSHENYVKKFLTVSTSINNFYNIQKIFDKYNFIFYSCGVHPLHCQKEKNLNQLKLLSMNQRVIALGETGLDYYYSPENKKIQQYFFREHIRIAIQLNKPIIVHTRNAINDTIKILKEEHAEKCGGILHSFTENDKSAFKLLDLGFYISFSGIITFKNSIELRNTLKKIPLENLLIETDSPYLAPIPHRGKENQPAYLLDIAKYICLIKKIYLEEFAEIIKNNFYTLFKF, via the coding sequence ATGTTTTTAATTGATTCTCACTGTCATCTTGACCAATTAAATTACAATTCATTACATAAAAATATAGAAGATATGATTAAAAAATCACATGAAAATTATGTGAAAAAATTTTTAACAGTATCCACTTCTATTAATAACTTTTATAATATACAAAAAATATTTGATAAATATAATTTTATTTTTTATTCCTGTGGTGTTCATCCCTTACATTGTCAAAAAGAAAAAAATTTAAATCAACTTAAATTATTATCAATGAATCAACGTGTCATTGCACTAGGAGAAACAGGATTAGATTATTATTATTCACCTGAAAATAAGAAGATACAACAATATTTTTTTCGAGAACACATACGCATCGCAATACAATTAAATAAACCTATTATAGTACATACAAGAAACGCTATAAACGATACAATAAAAATATTAAAAGAAGAACATGCAGAAAAATGTGGAGGTATTTTACATTCATTTACTGAAAATGATAAATCAGCATTTAAATTATTAGATCTTGGTTTTTATATTTCTTTTTCTGGAATAATAACTTTTAAAAATTCAATTGAATTAAGAAATACATTAAAAAAAATACCATTAGAAAATTTACTAATAGAAACAGATTCTCCATATTTAGCACCAATTCCGCATAGAGGAAAAGAAAACCAACCAGCATATTTACTTGATATTGCAAAGTATATTTGTTTGATCAAGAAAATATATTTAGAAGAATTTGCTGAAATTATAAAAAATAATTTTTATACATTATTTAAATTTTAA
- the fabD gene encoding ACP S-malonyltransferase: MCLFAMLFPGQGVQYINMLSSYLKKEKLFQNTFKEASEYIGYNLLKLIKEGPLKILNNSQYTQPIILTSSIAIYRFWKQCNGKNPSLMSGHSLGEYSALVCSNSLEFSDALKIVHMRGKHMQKIALNQSCLVKAIIGLDQNIVRKICQKYTSKTVSVASINSDNQIIISGSQLDVYQASLDCKKNGAKFIFDINLNIPIHSYLMQPVAKKIESILKNIKIKQPKIPVINNVDVKCEKNSNKIKNALIKQIYKTVRWKEIIDFIQEKNIFIMLEIGPNKILTNLNKKNINLVSLNTSNKKYFLEAFKKINLKS; the protein is encoded by the coding sequence ATGTGTTTATTTGCTATGTTATTTCCAGGTCAGGGTGTTCAATATATAAATATGTTGTCTTCTTACTTAAAAAAAGAAAAACTTTTTCAAAATACTTTTAAGGAAGCTTCAGAATATATAGGATATAATTTATTAAAATTAATAAAAGAAGGCCCTTTAAAAATACTTAATAATAGTCAATATACACAACCAATAATATTAACTTCATCAATTGCAATTTATAGATTTTGGAAACAATGCAATGGAAAAAATCCATCTTTAATGTCTGGACACAGCCTAGGAGAATATTCTGCGTTAGTTTGTTCTAATTCATTAGAATTTAGTGATGCATTAAAAATAGTGCATATGCGTGGTAAACATATGCAAAAAATTGCTTTAAATCAATCATGTTTAGTAAAAGCAATAATTGGTTTAGATCAAAATATTGTAAGAAAAATTTGTCAAAAATATACATCAAAAACAGTTTCTGTTGCAAGCATTAATTCTGATAATCAAATAATTATTTCAGGCTCTCAATTAGATGTCTATCAAGCTAGTTTAGATTGTAAAAAAAATGGAGCTAAGTTTATATTTGATATCAATCTTAATATACCAATACATAGTTATTTGATGCAACCAGTTGCTAAAAAAATTGAATCTATATTAAAAAATATTAAAATTAAACAACCTAAAATACCAGTTATAAATAATGTAGATGTAAAATGTGAAAAAAATAGTAATAAAATTAAAAATGCTTTAATAAAACAAATATATAAAACGGTAAGATGGAAAGAAATAATAGATTTTATACAAGAAAAAAATATTTTTATTATGCTAGAAATAGGACCAAATAAAATTTTAACAAATTTAAATAAAAAAAATATTAATCTAGTTTCTTTAAATACAAGTAATAAAAAATATTTTTTAGAAGCTTTTAAAAAAATTAATTTAAAATCATGA
- a CDS encoding beta-ketoacyl-ACP reductase: MKIKQRTALVTGANKGIGKAIAIKLLKKGIKVIGTSTSKNGVKTINEYLKNNGFGFILDLKDTESITEKIKEIYKNKCSIDILINNAAVKADKLLVQMNNKEWEDIIKINLISIFYISKAVIPSMIKKKTGRIITIGSIIAYIGNKGQANYSASKSGLIGFHKSLALEVASKGITVNIIAPGLIKTDFIKDLNKIQYKKYLSYIPMKRLGTVEEIANAVIFLSSTNASYITGQTLHVNGGMYM, translated from the coding sequence ATGAAAATTAAACAACGAACAGCTTTAGTAACCGGTGCAAATAAAGGAATTGGCAAAGCAATAGCCATAAAGTTATTAAAAAAAGGAATTAAAGTCATAGGAACATCTACTAGTAAGAATGGAGTAAAAACAATAAATGAATATTTAAAAAATAATGGATTCGGTTTTATTTTAGATTTAAAAGATACTGAATCTATTACAGAAAAAATAAAAGAAATTTACAAAAATAAATGTTCTATCGATATATTAATTAATAATGCTGCAGTTAAAGCAGATAAATTATTAGTTCAGATGAATAATAAAGAATGGGAAGATATAATAAAAATTAATTTAATATCTATATTTTATATTTCCAAAGCTGTTATTCCTTCTATGATTAAAAAGAAAACAGGACGTATTATAACAATTGGTTCTATAATCGCTTATATAGGAAATAAAGGTCAAGCTAATTATAGTGCTTCAAAATCAGGTCTTATTGGATTTCATAAGTCATTAGCATTAGAAGTTGCTTCTAAAGGAATAACTGTTAATATAATTGCACCAGGACTTATTAAAACAGACTTTATTAAAGATTTAAATAAAATACAGTACAAAAAATATTTATCTTATATTCCAATGAAAAGATTAGGAACAGTAGAAGAAATTGCAAATGCAGTAATATTTTTATCTTCTACGAATGCATCCTATATTACCGGACAAACACTACATGTCAATGGTGGCATGTATATGTAA
- the tmk gene encoding dTMP kinase, whose product MIKNKFIVVEGLEGAGKTHACTYIKEILKKNNIKNVILVRQPGSTPVAEKIRKLIKMYHTEKIIKETELLLMYAARIQLVKTIIKPALKKGYWVISDRHDLSSLAYQGEGLGINKNIINQLKYLFLENFIPDLTLYLDVIPEIGLQRALKRSSSLDRIEKRSLTFFQKTRKGYLNNIKSDTKTIKIDANLNIEKVSKNIKKQFSKWLQKQFI is encoded by the coding sequence ATGATAAAAAATAAATTTATTGTAGTTGAAGGATTAGAAGGAGCAGGGAAAACGCATGCGTGTACTTATATAAAAGAAATTTTAAAAAAAAATAACATTAAAAATGTTATATTAGTTCGACAACCAGGAAGTACACCTGTTGCAGAAAAAATAAGAAAATTAATTAAAATGTACCATACCGAAAAAATTATAAAAGAAACAGAACTACTTTTGATGTATGCTGCAAGAATACAACTTGTTAAAACAATTATCAAACCAGCATTGAAAAAAGGATATTGGGTAATTTCAGATCGTCACGATTTATCTTCTTTAGCTTATCAAGGTGAGGGTTTAGGTATTAACAAAAATATTATTAATCAATTAAAATATTTATTTTTAGAAAATTTTATTCCAGATTTAACTTTATATTTAGATGTTATACCTGAAATTGGTTTACAACGAGCATTAAAACGTAGTTCGTCGTTAGATAGAATCGAAAAAAGATCTTTAACATTTTTTCAAAAAACCCGGAAAGGTTATTTAAATAATATAAAATCAGACACGAAGACCATTAAAATAGATGCCAATTTAAACATTGAAAAAGTTAGTAAAAATATTAAAAAACAATTCTCAAAATGGCTTCAAAAACAATTCATATGA